A part of Chloroflexota bacterium genomic DNA contains:
- the efp gene encoding elongation factor P, with translation MIDVNELRKGVTFEQDSSLYKVLEYSHNKPGRGSATIKIKARDLRKGTTLEMTFISGNRVQDVRLDYHNAQFLYSDDQFYYFMNNQNYEQYPISKDIVGNMAEYLKPNLEVKLMFFGSEALDMELPTSVDLLVTRADPAIRGDTATGVTKKVMTETGLEVTVPSFVEEGTVIRVDTRNGNYVTRV, from the coding sequence ATGATCGATGTAAATGAACTCCGCAAAGGCGTCACCTTTGAGCAAGACAGCAGTCTGTATAAAGTGCTGGAATATTCCCACAATAAACCTGGCCGTGGCTCCGCAACCATCAAGATCAAAGCTCGTGACCTGCGTAAGGGCACGACACTGGAAATGACTTTCATTTCCGGCAACCGGGTGCAGGATGTCAGGCTTGATTATCACAATGCCCAATTCCTGTATAGCGATGACCAGTTCTATTATTTCATGAACAACCAGAATTACGAACAATATCCCATCAGCAAGGATATCGTTGGTAATATGGCGGAATACCTGAAACCGAACCTTGAGGTCAAGCTGATGTTCTTTGGCTCGGAAGCTCTGGATATGGAACTCCCGACCTCAGTGGACCTGTTGGTCACCCGCGCTGATCCCGCCATCCGCGGCGACACGGCCACAGGCGTGACCAAAAAGGTTATGACCGAGACCGGCCTTGAGGTGACTGTCCCCTCCTTCGTTGAGGAAGGCACCGTCATTCGTGTGGACACACGTAACGGGAATTACGTGACACGAGTTTAA